AAAGCCACTCTACCGTGGGCTATGTAAAAAAAGACGGTACAGTAGAGAACAGCAGCCATGGCACTATAGGCTATGTGAAGGACGACGGTACCGTGGAGAACTCCAGCCATGGCACTATTGGTCGTGCAAGCGGCGTAAAAAAAGAATGGGCAGCCGTAGCATTCTTCTTTTTTAAACTTTAGTTATCGGTAAAACATGAGTAAAGCAAAAATATGGGCTGAATCGTATTTTCAGCGTCTGGATAGTATAATTGAGGAACTAAAAAAACACCCTTTAATTGACCATCTAAGTTATATCCGTTTCAAAGGGATTTCGGATGAGGAGATAACAGCTATTGAGGCCGGACTTTCGGAGGAGGTGTATTCCAATATGGATCAGGGTAGTGAAGTACCGTCATTTAAGTTCGATGCTTATATGAAGGCTTTTTATAACATCAGTAACGGACTGAACATTGCATGGGATTCGCACATCGTGCAGTCGTCCCTGGATGATAGCAGGGTAATTACCGACGCAGATCAGGATGATTTTGCAGTGGCTAATAATGACCTGTTGCAGGCGGAAGGATTCCTGTCATTGCTGCCCCTGAAAAACCTCATATCTTATGCTGATCTGGACATCTACGGAGACCCGCGGGAAACGAGACTTGGAAGAGAAATGAGCAACAGCGGCAGGCACTTTACCTATCTTGACTTTTATAATTTCTATTACGATACCTGTATCGCTCTTGATCCTAAGGGGAATACGCAAAACAATTTTCTTTATTCGGGTGAAGACCATAGCGCCTGTTACAACGACTATAAGGTTTCTGACTTTGTAATTTATATGGAAAACCTGCTGGCCAACTATTTTTCTGTGTTTTTGCGAAGCAATGCTTTCTACGATACAGATGCTGTTGCGGCCTTCCGGGATAATGATTATGAAGATATCGCGAAAAAAATAGCTTCGGAAAACCAATATGCATCCATTGACGATGTACTAAAATATCATGTACAGGACGAGGAACTTCTTGAAAAATTTGGTGACCTTGACTTCCTGCAGGAAAAATCGGAAGCTATTTATGAAAAGATAAAAGAACTGCTGGATGTAACGCTGGAAGACGAATTATAGCAACAGTACCTGATTTTGAATTTAACGGAAGGTATTCAAAGTAACCGTTCCCTTAAGAAATGCAATCAGATAATTGAAGGCCCGGATCTATATGTTCCGGGCCTTAAAATTGTCACAATGATAAAAAAGATACCCAATGGAAACTACAGAAAAACCCTTTGAAATACGTTTTTATAAAGAGGCATTGTTCGACGAGGAACAGCTATTCATGGAAGTAAGCGCAGGCTGTTTGGGTGATGAGGTGAGTTGCCACGTTACACTGGATAACTATCCTGCCGAACAAACCGATAAGACCTCTGGAACGCCTTCCCTTAGCTGGGACATTCCCATAGGTTCTTCATTTTATGAAGTGATGAAAGAGGCTTTAACCGGATCTCCCGGCGAAGAACAGGAGTATTTAAAGTTTCACCTCACTATTCAATTCAGGACAGCCGGTACCCCGAAAAGAATGTTGGAGGAAAAGCATACTGTCTGTATCAAAAACCCGCTGTCAGGAGTAAAAAGAGAAGCATGGCCGGAGTGGAATGAACCGCAGTTTGACCTGCCTGAAATGCTGGATAAAGTGCCGCAACAGGATGATTTCGTTATCAGCGTTTCCCCGCAATATACCGGGGGCGATAGTTGGGATTTCCTTGATGGTACGGGACATTTTGTAATAATGATCCTGACCGGCATAGCACTTAAAAAGTGTGACGTCACCGCGCAATTGATGCAGGAATGGCAAAAAGAAAAATTGACGGTAGCAGTAAACCCCATGGACAAAGCCCATGAGATTACGGTAAACCTTTCTGCCAATCTACTCGACCAGGTAAAGGATCTGGGTACCTTCAGCCATGGCGAAAACGAAAAATTTGATTACTTCTTTGAACTGGAAATAACCGACGCAGCGGATAAAAAACACAGGCGAAAGGTATCGGTACAATTGCCAAACCCGTATTATGAAGGGATACAATCCGAAAAACAGATTGCACGCGAAGCACTGGCTGAGGTATTTCAAAGAAAATACGGTGAAGACATTGCCGAGCTGAAAATAGAAGGGCAGTCGGGCTGGTGGGCCTGGAGGAAAGACGATGCACGCTTTCAATATGGCTGGAAAGATGAGGTCATTGTATTGTACCGCTACTTTGGAGCCGTAGATTATGATGCTGACGAGGATAAGGTATGGGAAGCGATGTGCGAACTTACGGAATTTGCCGATGGTGCCGGGGATTTTGTGTATGTAGACAATTACTTCGTACTAAAATATGAATTCAGCCCCGAGTGGATGGACGCGGACGACCTTGAAAAGAAGCTTGACGAGTTTGAGGAATTCGCCGGTTCGGAAGAGCTAACGAAGTTTCTCGCTGCGTATGCGGAATAACGTTAAATTATATTGCAAACAGAGATTATGAAAAATATACAACTTGCAAAGCTCGATAAATATAAGGACAATCCAAATTATGAGCTTATTGACGGCAACATATACAAAGATATTGAAGAAGATCATTACGTTTTTGCCCTTAGCTACGAGCTTGAAGGCGAAGAAGACTCACAATACCCGCTGGAAGACATACTGGATAAATTCCTGCTGCATGTGTCCAATTTTATCGACGAGGACAGTTACTATACTAACAGGGAAGTTACCCTTGAACTGGGCGGTGACCTCGATGATATCAAAGAGACTATCGATTCGATCATCGGAAAGCGCGTATACAATGAAGAATATGATGATAATGATGGCGTTACCCGTGTGAAACTGGTGATAGCATAAATACGATAGACTTACAGCTAAAAAATAAAACATGAGTTATAACGACGAACAATACATTGCGCATTACAACCTGAAACAGCAGGCAATTGAAAATATTCTGGGACCTTCGGCAGAAGTGATCGGTCATGCCACTATTCCCTTCAGGGTCATTGCAGGCATGACACTGGGATCTGTGGGCATGCACTATTTCCCCAATCATCTGGAAGGAACCGGATTTACCACAATGGAACTTATCCGGACAGATGGTACCGGTCCAGTGCCCAATAAAAACGGAACCTATGAATTGATAGCTTTTACAAAGCAGCCGTTCAATGACATTGACCAGGATCCGCCAACTCCATTCAACATAATGGAAAGACACATTTGCGAAAACTTTACACAAATCGCAGCTGCGGCACAGGAAAAGGCTTTTAATCCGTATGAGATATGCCAGATATCCGGAAACGACGGCAAGCCAAGATATATTATGTTTGATGTGTATGCGGAATTTGAGGTAGAAGACCACAAGCACCACTTGCTGCTTTGTATGGAGATATTCGAAGAAGAGCTGGCTACCGTAGCAAACTTTGGACATAAAGGATTTCTCGAAATGCTGAAAATGATAAAAATTTACCCTTACAGCGACCTGGACAGGAACTGGGTGGGCATTAAAAAATAATTCCTCTGAATTTTAAAAGATGAAAGAACTTATACTATCGCCATCAAAAAAGAAATCTAAAATAGAAGGTTTTCCCAGTCTAAAAAGCTGTATGACCGATATAAAGGGTTTTAACAAAGTGCTGCTGCCTATTGTAAGGCTCGACGGCGGTGTGGTTAACGAAAAATGGGAAGGCATTCCGTTTACCTTTATTGTCCAGAATGTGGATGTAAGCCGTATGGATTTCCAGCTGGTAGCCGGCAAATACCAGCTACTGGCTCCGCTTAAGCTGAGGAAACTGGAAGCATATGACGAATCGGATGTAAAACGCGAGTACCTGCAGACTACGGTAGACAAGATCGAAGAGATTAGTTACAGGCAGGTAGACCAATATAGTAACGACGGAGTGCTGCTGCAATCCGGGTCGTTTAGTTATAATCCCAACAAGCGTCTGGTATATGATTATGCTGAAATTAACGGGACGTCTATGCCGGTTACCAAGACGATACAGTATTATCTGGGCAATGGCGAGTGGCTGGACTCGGAACTATATACGTACCATTATGATGCTGCTGGCTTTTTGGAAAAAATTACCATGCACCAACCGGCACGGGAAATAAAGATGACTGAAAAAATACGGTATAAAAAGACCCGTAAGGGTTTCACGGCATACAAGGAACTGGCACCACACCTTCTTCCGGCAACAGATGAGAAACTTGGCGTTACCTACACAAAGGTACCTTTCTCCGCTGTCTTTAAAGAGGATGAAACCGATTGGAATGTTAACTTTAGTACAAATGGCTGGTATATTGGTGGTAAAAAAGACGAGAATTACAGTACCGATCAGGGAAGACTCATACACCTGCATGCATTTAACCATTTCTATGATCTGAATTCCGGATTCCTTGAATATACCTGTAATATTGAAAATCAAAAAGATATAGCTGTAAAAGTCAATGAAATCGATGGGTTTCCGGATACCATTGAATATACCTTCAGTTGCCCTGAGGCAAGCGACGAAGAGGTGTTGCAATATCCCGAAAAAAGCGATACAAAAGTTGTGATGCAATTGCAATGGGCGGGCAAATATACGTTTGAGCATCTGGGCCATGAGATACAGGTAACCAAAGAAAATCAGTATGGCACTGTACGTTTTACGCTTTCAGGACAATATACATTGCAACAAGTTGTAATGATGATACGGCTTCAAAGCTATTTGTGGTGGTATGATTTTGAACAGGATAAGATTTTCGACATGCTTATGAGTATGAACTGTGCTATTCCTATGGAGTTCAATTTTATATATACTAAAGTCGAAAATGGTATAGAGCGTGTTTTACAGGAGGTAGAAATTAAGGAAAACAGGACCGAAGGAAAGCTGAGATTGGGCAAGCCGTACTGGCAACAGAGCAATGAAACCCCACGCGACCCCGACGGGCAAAAGATGGCATTTGTAGCGCAGCTGGACCACAGTAACATGTTCGGGACGCTGTACCTGTTTTATTCAGAAAAACACCAGCTTGTATCGCAGGTATTCCAGTGTACATAATGAATAAAAAACAATTCCTGTACAGCTCCTGGAGCTGTACAGGAATTGTTTACCTGGAGCCCGGAATTGCAATGCAGAGAAGTTCCGGGAAACACCGCAATACATTTTAGCCTGTAGCGGTTATTAACGGAAAAACCTTTGTTGATTTTGATTTTATAAAAAAACGCCCGTTAAATACGGGCGTTTCTATTGGTAGTTTTAATTTTGCTTTAGCAGGGCAATATCCTTGATGTGAAAAAGGCTTTCGTACTTAGAAGCTTCATGTCCCCATTCGTTCGGTCTGGAGAAGGTAAAAGAAATAGCATCAATGGAGATGTTGGTCCAATTGTCCGGACTGCTGAAGTCAAGATCCCTGTGTCCGTTAATGTGATTGATTGTGAATACACCCACTTTTGTCTGGCCAAAAATGTCATCCGTCATACGCACTACTTTTTTATGCATTTGACCCAGACTGTATAGGGCAAGCACCTCCATACCTTCCAGCTCAAACTCCACCTCGTGGTCATCCGAAAGGATTAGTTTCCGTTGCTCTGGTGTAAAGCTGATTTCGTCATCTTCGCCTTCTAATGCTATGCTGTCATTATAAATGCTCGGGTTGTTTTCCTCTTCGTATTCCGGTTCCTGTCTGCGTTCATTGTGGTACACTTCTATTTCCTGTGTAAGGGTAGGGTCGAACAAGTCTAATGTTTCCTTCACATCCACTTCTCCTTCAAGGAAAAAGGTGATACCATTTGCTTTCGCACTGGCAGGCGTTTCGCCACCCCATTCGGCCAATGCGGCAGGAACGTCCATATCCATAATGAAAAAGCCGAAAGAAACCTCGCCGTCGCCTTGCAGCGCACATGGAAATTCTTTTACGAACTCACCGTTGCGTTCTGTACGGCCACATTTTTCTACGTTACTGATGTCAGTTCCCAATACGATCTTCTCTTCTACATTGTTTACGGTACGCTTGGCATAAAAAGTACCTTTCGTGCCCAGGATGGTCACGGCATCTTTACCGGCTTTCACATTTATAGTGGCCTTAATCATCGGGTCGAAGTACGGCCATGGATTCTCAATCCATGTATATTCCAGTTTCACACCGGTGACACCCACCATGCTTTTAATCTTGTCAAAAAGTCCCATAATTATTTACAAAGTTTAATTTCTTTTCCGCTATCTGAATCTTCAAATTTTTTGTACAACTTACCGTCCACATATACTTCATATCCAGCCTTTACAGGTGCTTTTATTTTTTCACCTGCTTTGTATTTTGATGTTGAGGAAGAGCCCTCCGCACGCACGCGCACCTCGATCTCTTTCGTGCAGTTGTTTACCAGATACACGTCGAAGTAGCCGCCAACAGTTTCTATGACCACCGAGGTTTCTCTGGTCGCGGCAGTTACCGCCTGTGATACCATTACGGCCAGCAGTACTGTGGCTGAAATTTTTTTAAATGTGTTCATATTGCTTTGTTTTTTAAGGTTATAGACGGGGTTGTTTAAGTCAAAGGAACTAAAGTAATAATAAAAACTATTCCTACAACACCGCTACAAAAACTTATTCATTATTTCTTAATTTATTAAAAAGAATCATATCCCGTATGCTATGGCTCTTGATGTAAAGATACTGTGCAAACAACGGCATGTTACCCTTTCAATAATTTCCTGCTCAGGAATGTCAGCAGTCAGGTTCTTCATTGCCGGATAGTTGCTGTAATCCTAATAGCTGGATATTCTGACAGCAAATTACCACTTAATGTGCAGCTTATATTTGTAAATGATTATTCGTTGGCGTTTATTGAAAGTTCGTAGTTAATTGTAATAAAATCGTCATGTTAGTCATCGGTAATGTAGTGTATTTCCAACTGTGTCCTTACACCGGTAGTACCCTCTTCGAGGATGACATTTTTTACCGTTACAGGTGCCGCAAGTCTTTCGGCGGTTATGTTTATAGCCCACGATTCCAAAATATGTTGTTGCTCACCCGGCTTTAATGGTCCGCCGGAGTCGCTTACCCCAATCAGTAGCTTGTTGTTTTTGAGCAGCAATTGTACGGTAACAGAATGTTGGCTGGTACCGGCCAATACTCTATTTACGGCATTGGCAAGCAATGGCTGCGTGAGCATAGGGGGGATGTAAATGGCTTCGGTATCCATGCCATCGTCGTCAACGGTAAAGCTAAAGCCACCTGGATGGAGCAGCTGCTGAACCGTGAGGTAGTTGGTTATCATGGCGATCTCTTCATCCAGCGAAATATAGTCGCTTGTACTGCTTTCCAGTATCTGGCGGGTCAGACGGGTGAATTTGGAAAGATAGGTAGCAGCAACCTCCGGCTTGTCTTCCCTGATGAGGTTTTGTATGCTTTCGATGGATGATGTTATAAAATGGGGACTCATTTGCGTGAGCAGCAATTGCTGGCGTAGCGTGGTGCTCTTTTTGGATAGCAGCAGGTTTTTCTTTTTGTTGAATCGGTACAGTACCAGTGTAATTGTAACCAGAAAAAGGGCTACAGCTACCGAAACGCCTATTTTTACGTTATTGCGGAAACTCACCTGTTCCTGTTTTACCCGTTGTAGTTCGCGCTGTTGTTTAAGGAGCTTGTTTTGCGTTTCTACCCTTCCGGTTTTAAAGTTAAAGGCCATCATATCTGCCGTGCTTTTTTTCTGCGCGGTATTGTACTGTTCTTCGAGCGCTTCGTGTTCCTTCAGGTAATGGTAAGCCGTTTGAAAATTGTTCCTGGCAAAGTACATCTCACTAAGGCAAAAGGCGGCAACCGACAGCTGATCGTTGTTATTGGTGGCAGCGGCATCGTGGTACACTAGCTTTAACTGATGTTCTGCTTCTTTGTACTTTTTGTTGACGATACACATTTTGCCATACTGTATGCGGCTATCGTTCACTTCCTTTTTGTCATACTTTAGCGCAGCCTGCAAAGCCATCTGGAAATAACGTTCAGCAATGGCAGCGTCATATACTGTCGTATAAGGCTCGATATAGCATTGCCCCAGCGAATTGTAAATGTTATCCAGGTTGTGTAGCTCGGGTATTCTTTGTGCCAGAACCAGCGCCTCTTTGAGCATGGGTATCGCCAGTAAGGTATTTATTTTCCGGTATACTTCTCCTTGTCGCCAAAGGGCCAGTTCCAAGAGTGTATCTTTTTTTAAAGGTCTTAAAGCCTTCACGGCACTGTCGGCATAGATCATGACGTTGATTACTATTCCACGCTTCCGCCAGCATGTTTCAAGGTTCATCAGGCCTTTGGCAATGGTTTCCTTATCGTCGTGTTTTTGGAGTACTTCCACACATTCTTCGCCAAGTTTTATCGCGGTTTCATAATTGGCGGTTTCGGTATACAGTGACGAAAGGTTGTAGAGGCTCTGACCTAGTTTTTTGTCGAGCCTGTGCATCCGGCAAAGGGCTATGGCTTTCTGGAACAGCGATTCGGCCTGTTCAAAATTCCCTTTTTCATGGTAGGTCGCACCCAAACGATTCAGGATGTCGATCTGCGCTTCAGGCGAAGTTTTTCCGTGATTATGCTGCGCAATCACTGCCTGCGGCAAAAGCAACAGGAAACAGGTAACGAAGTATAAGATACAGAATTGCTTCATGCAAGGTTATTTTTTATTTTGTACGGAATCGGGAAACGGCTTACAGTGCCTTTTACAATGCCGTTATCGACTATGTTGGCTATTTCAATGGTTCCCTGCATGGCATTGAGCCTTTCGGATGTAATTTTTGTAGCCATAGACCGATGTCCTTCTCGTGTTTTTCCGGTAAGCCCTTTTCCGTTATCTGTTACCTCAAAGTAAAGTTTGTTGCGCTTTTTGTAGAATCGGACCTGTATCCAGCCATCTGATTTTTTTCCGGCGATTCCGTGCTTTACAGCGTTTTCGATAAATGGCTGGGTGAGCATCGGGGGAATGAAGGTTGTTTCGGTGTCAATCCCATCTTCTGCGACGATTTCATAATTGAAATTATTATAGAGCAGTTGCTGTATAGCGAGGTAGTTGACCGTCATGTTGAATTCTTCTCTGAGACTGATGTATTGCAGCGAAGAGTTCTCCAGTATCTGGAGGGTAAGCTGTGAGAGTTTCGAAAGGTAATTGACAGCTTCGTCATTTTTATCTTCGTAAATAAGGTTTTGTATGGTATCTACGGAGTTGAAGATAAAGTGCGGGTTCATTTGTGTAAGCAGTAATTGCTGCTTCAGTTCGTTGTTTCTGTTGGCTGTGATGGCTCTTTTCTGTCTGAAGTAAAAATGGAGGAATACCAGAAGAGTGACCAACACGATAATGGTAAATATAAAACCGAGCAGGAATACGTTTTTCTTTACGTTCGCCTGTTGTGCTTCGACTTTTTGTATTTCGGCGGTAGCCTGGAGGAGGCTGTTTTGCAGTGTCAGCTGTTCGGTATCGAATTTTACCGAACGGGCTTCGGTATTGGTGAGCATTGCCTCGTTCATTAGTCCCATTTTGGCTTGTACGGCTTCTATTCTATAAGTATATGCCTGTTCATAGTTGCCCAGTTTCCCATATAATTCTGCCAGCAGCCGGTTAGCCAGAACATAATTTTCGCTTTCCTCGTTTAATGGCTTTAGGGCAATGCATTGTTCCAAAAAGGACTTCGCTTTTGGAATGTCGTTACAGGAAAGGTAAAGTTCCCCCAAATGTTTTAAAATACTCATCCGGATGTCCACATACCGATTTGTTTTTTCATGAGCCATTGCCTCGCGGTAATACCGTTCTGCTTGCCGGGGATTGCCAAGCATGGCATGGCAAAAACCTAGCTTGTCCTTTATGTAGGCCTTTGTATTATAAAAGCCTTTGCCGGATGTTACGGCAAGGGCTTCGGATAGTGGTTTTAATGCTGCGGCATATTTCTTTTGACGGATAAAAAAGTCGGCATAAAGTACCTTGGCCGTAGCAGTGTTTTCTTTTTGAGGTGCGTTTCTTTTGAGAATATTCAGCGCTTTATGGTGGTAATCGGCAGCTTTGGTGTAATCTTTTTTAAATCCGAAGAGCTGACCCATTACGCTATAGCAATATGCAATGCCAATGGAATCGTTAGACTGGCACATTCCTTCAAATGCTCTGGTGATATGATAAAAGGCTTCGTCATATTGCCGGGATCTTACATAGGCTTGTGCGGTGCGGTATGCCGACCTGTCCCGAAGCGGCCTGTTGGCGATCATAAAGGCGACATCCACATCAATTTGGGCCACGGCGGCCTTGTAGTTCTGTCCGGCTCTGCTGTAGGCATCGGCTACGTATTGTAACGAGTCGATGTGTTTATAATCCTGAGCATGAAGCAGGCTGCCCGCACCGAAAAGGCTGCAGTAAAACAGATATAGCCACTTGATTTTAAGGCTTTTCATTATTTCAGGCGTTCCTTGGCTTTTTTACGGCCCTGGCAATTACGGACACACCCAGACAGTACTGTTTCATGGCAACAATGTTTTTATCAACATCGGCTATAACAATGGCTTGCGGCATATTGTAGTTTTACGGTTCCAATGAATAACCTCTTTCCTGAAGTTCTTCAACTTCTGCGTCGGTCATTGTGGCTCCTTTCTCTTTCAGTTGGGCAAAGAAGTCTTTATTGTTGTAATAGGCCATTCCCAGTATGCTTCTTTTGTTCAGACCTATAAAATCGTCACTCTCAACAACAAGGTTCAGGTCTGATCCGGCATCAATGAGCTTTTGGATAATAGTGGGGGATACCCCGTGTTTGTTTATTGTATACGCAAGTGCGCTCCATCCCAGGCTGTCTGTTTTATTAGCATCCGCACCACCATTAAGCAGCGATTCAACGATTCGTGCATAGATAGCTGTAGCGTTATGGCAGGCTTCCGCAATTACGGTAAGTGGTGTCTTGCCGTCTTTCGTTTCATTAAGGTCTACCAATCCGTTATTTGCCATAATGTCTACTATCCTGTCATAGCCCTTTTCGGGAAACCATGAATCTTCAAAATTAAGCGCCAGATAAATTGAGGGTGCATTATCCTTAGTAACCGCATTCATCAGTTCCTTTATTTCATTAAAATTCCGGTCGTCTATCGCTGATGTTAACTCATTATGCATTTGCTCACGCGATATAACAGCTGGAGGATTTCCGGTAGTAATTTTTTCTGCTGCCTGGTCGGTTGGTTTATTTTTTTTGAAAAAATTAAATAAGCTCATAATTGTAAATTTTGAATTAGTTTGTTCTTGTATATCCTTTACCCAGTTTTTCGTTTATCAGTTTGTCGCGCTCTTTTTCGGCTTTTTGTACGGAATCCAATTCTTTTATATTTTTCTGTCCGGCAGTTCCTGTTTTTCCGTAGGTAATATTTAATGAGGCACCATCCTGTACAACCTGCCAGAACTTATCGCTTTTAGCATCTTTATAGTGTAGTAATACCGCTTCGCCTTGTGCAACGTTTATTTCAGGCTTATAATATGAGGAAAGGTTCCATGCTGCCGACTCATAGATCATCTTTTCCCGAAGGTGGTGCAGGTATTCCACATCGGCAACTTCAAACTCCAGGGTGTACCGGTTCTTTTCAAGCTTCCTCTTGATAGGTTTTGATAGGATTACTTTGTTGGCAGCATCGATTACTTTCAAGGGTTCATTATCAAAGTGAACATAATACTGCCCATCCGACATTCCGCTGCTTGAAACTTTCCTGCCATATTGCAACGCAAGTTCCTCGTTGTGTTTTTGCCAATAGTCACGGTCATTTCTTTTTTTTCCTTCTTCAGGGGTGATTTCAAGCTTCACACCGTTATTATACTGATGCATTAAATCATATTCCTCCTTTCGCGGATGTTCCGTAACCAGTTTTTTCCATTCCTCTTTAGGAATCGGAAGTTTATTGAAATAAGGTCTTTCAATGTCCCCTGTTTCAAGCAGTATTTGCAAAGCAAAGTCTTTGGAACCGATATTGCTCCCCGCATCGGGGTGGTCTACGCGAACTTCGGCTATTACTTTGGTATCTTTTATGCTCTTTATTGTGATCGTGTATAGTGTTGCCATTTTGTAATTATTTATATTGCTAAGGTATAAAAAGAACCTGTCCTACAGTTTCTTAATGAAAGTTCGGCGGGAGTAAATGTATATTCGATTTTAAAAAATTACATTTCGTCCATACGGCGTAAAAACGCCTCACGCTGTTCGTTTTCCAGTTTTTCGTAGGTATCGGCTTTCGCTTCGTCCTGCGGTACACCCTCACCATAGCGATACATCAGGCCAAGGGTTTCTGTAGCCCGTACATTTCCAAGCTGCGAAGCTTTATCGTACCAGTTTACCGCTTTTTCCATATCCTGTGGCATATTGTTTCCTGTGGCATAAAAAGTACCCATATTGTAGCATGCCCTGTCGCTGCCAGCATTGGCCGCTTTCAGGTTCCAGTCTGTAGCTGTTTCTGAATCTATTTCGGTCCCGATGCCGGTGGCGTAATATACGTACAGTTCAAACATAGCATCGGCGTTGCCCGATGCAGCGGCTTTTTGGTGGTAGTCCAGGGATAATGCATAATCCGAAGGCAGCCAGAATTCGCCATTGTAATACAGCAATCCCAGTTCGTACAGCGCAGGACTATAGCCTTTTTCGCCAAGTTTTTTATAAATGTCGACATATATCCCGAGGGTTTCCTCCCCAAAGAAAGGTGCCGATTTCATCGACTCAAAATAGTATTTTGTATCGCTAAATAGTTGTTCGCTGGTGTATTTGTCAAAAGCATCATTGCTGATTACCGCTTTCAGTTCGTCGTGATCAATACGTTCCATGTTTTTTGATTTAGGTACTAATGTTATAAACATACAATTTTTTTCTCCATAGCGCTGCCTGATAATCGCCCGGGAAGGATAAGGCTT
This region of Flavobacterium inviolabile genomic DNA includes:
- a CDS encoding WGR domain-containing protein; this encodes MATLYTITIKSIKDTKVIAEVRVDHPDAGSNIGSKDFALQILLETGDIERPYFNKLPIPKEEWKKLVTEHPRKEEYDLMHQYNNGVKLEITPEEGKKRNDRDYWQKHNEELALQYGRKVSSSGMSDGQYYVHFDNEPLKVIDAANKVILSKPIKRKLEKNRYTLEFEVADVEYLHHLREKMIYESAAWNLSSYYKPEINVAQGEAVLLHYKDAKSDKFWQVVQDGASLNITYGKTGTAGQKNIKELDSVQKAEKERDKLINEKLGKGYTRTN
- a CDS encoding tetratricopeptide repeat protein; protein product: MERIDHDELKAVISNDAFDKYTSEQLFSDTKYYFESMKSAPFFGEETLGIYVDIYKKLGEKGYSPALYELGLLYYNGEFWLPSDYALSLDYHQKAAASGNADAMFELYVYYATGIGTEIDSETATDWNLKAANAGSDRACYNMGTFYATGNNMPQDMEKAVNWYDKASQLGNVRATETLGLMYRYGEGVPQDEAKADTYEKLENEQREAFLRRMDEM
- a CDS encoding histidine kinase produces the protein MKQFCILYFVTCFLLLLPQAVIAQHNHGKTSPEAQIDILNRLGATYHEKGNFEQAESLFQKAIALCRMHRLDKKLGQSLYNLSSLYTETANYETAIKLGEECVEVLQKHDDKETIAKGLMNLETCWRKRGIVINVMIYADSAVKALRPLKKDTLLELALWRQGEVYRKINTLLAIPMLKEALVLAQRIPELHNLDNIYNSLGQCYIEPYTTVYDAAIAERYFQMALQAALKYDKKEVNDSRIQYGKMCIVNKKYKEAEHQLKLVYHDAAATNNNDQLSVAAFCLSEMYFARNNFQTAYHYLKEHEALEEQYNTAQKKSTADMMAFNFKTGRVETQNKLLKQQRELQRVKQEQVSFRNNVKIGVSVAVALFLVTITLVLYRFNKKKNLLLSKKSTTLRQQLLLTQMSPHFITSSIESIQNLIREDKPEVAATYLSKFTRLTRQILESSTSDYISLDEEIAMITNYLTVQQLLHPGGFSFTVDDDGMDTEAIYIPPMLTQPLLANAVNRVLAGTSQHSVTVQLLLKNNKLLIGVSDSGGPLKPGEQQHILESWAINITAERLAAPVTVKNVILEEGTTGVRTQLEIHYITDD
- a CDS encoding tetratricopeptide repeat-containing sensor histidine kinase gives rise to the protein MKSLKIKWLYLFYCSLFGAGSLLHAQDYKHIDSLQYVADAYSRAGQNYKAAVAQIDVDVAFMIANRPLRDRSAYRTAQAYVRSRQYDEAFYHITRAFEGMCQSNDSIGIAYCYSVMGQLFGFKKDYTKAADYHHKALNILKRNAPQKENTATAKVLYADFFIRQKKYAAALKPLSEALAVTSGKGFYNTKAYIKDKLGFCHAMLGNPRQAERYYREAMAHEKTNRYVDIRMSILKHLGELYLSCNDIPKAKSFLEQCIALKPLNEESENYVLANRLLAELYGKLGNYEQAYTYRIEAVQAKMGLMNEAMLTNTEARSVKFDTEQLTLQNSLLQATAEIQKVEAQQANVKKNVFLLGFIFTIIVLVTLLVFLHFYFRQKRAITANRNNELKQQLLLTQMNPHFIFNSVDTIQNLIYEDKNDEAVNYLSKLSQLTLQILENSSLQYISLREEFNMTVNYLAIQQLLYNNFNYEIVAEDGIDTETTFIPPMLTQPFIENAVKHGIAGKKSDGWIQVRFYKKRNKLYFEVTDNGKGLTGKTREGHRSMATKITSERLNAMQGTIEIANIVDNGIVKGTVSRFPIPYKIKNNLA